A part of Podarcis raffonei isolate rPodRaf1 chromosome 12, rPodRaf1.pri, whole genome shotgun sequence genomic DNA contains:
- the LOC128398371 gene encoding zinc finger protein 135-like encodes MGRGREESLAFSTPLKALELRPGSPDRRCCEKKRPEAAERGAMPAREATGCASQATVRFEDVILYFSKSEWKSLAKWQKELYWEVLTDNYEALLVAGQPVTKAEVVAWLEQCERLDIERTQESRVRDPAANVSATNDGPSKACCEERTGQAGSRETLRDKSKEVVTQRSDIWGTPKQTYLSAGPQGKPAKAEPLLHIGHGQSPASPACSQRPAAPPKQYKCRECGKRFRLEGLLRMHQEIAARKMSVACSVCGLCFTSPLSLKMHQRTHLPAVADGEKASPGKNRLSAQQAPENLHQCADCGDRFRGFLDVLRHQKSHEEARPRTCVQCEASFMHRIDLATHEEGHLEEALKRHDRRRRKCLCKLAFRLHFASLLGRGVRGNQAASQEQDPERLHQDEDVGGETPYPCTRCGLLFKWEENLEVHYKYCSAQWLQKPPLNASSPVALPGEHQEASDKHGVGRPASEGSCGDTGLPRPPSQASAQHACPECGKHFASKGSLCRHKMKHKAALQRHQSVAHTDGGGSSGGPATACATKKLYKCQECGKKLVYKWQMTAHQQGHTEGKSFICHRCGESFGFKSGLQEHRCAAGGAVPGEARLLCWCGKSLSKRHFSKHQEFHAGLRYMCLLCGKVSGFQSSAIVHRHSHVRRGELLAAARGSGLLSHTIEKVYIPQGPQLQNPEGTGQPNDGFPTGQEAPAEGGKSPRQKWKLKSPRITLPKPFRCRDCGKAFAYLARLLSHRKEHTGNFPFQCAECGKGFISRNYLSLHWKIHTKESA; translated from the exons atggggcgggggagagaagaaTCTCTCGCCTTCTCCACGCCTCTGAAAGCCCTGGAGCTCCGCCCCGGCAGCCCCGACCGGAGGTGCTGCGAGAAGAAGCGCCCAGAGGCGGCGGAGAGGGGCGCCATGCCTGCCCGGGAAGCAACAGGATGCGCTTCGCAG GCAACAGTGAGGTTTGAGGACGTCATTCTTTATTTTTCCAAGAGTGAGTGGAAGTCCCTAGCCAAGTGGCAGAAGGAGCTGTACTGGGAAGTGTTGACAGACAACTATGAAGCTTTGCTCGTTGCAG GGCAGCCGGTCACCAAAGCGGAAGTTGTGGCATGGCTTGAGCAGTGTGAACGTCTGGACATCGAAAGAACCCAGGAATCTAGAGTCAGAGACCCTGCTGCAAATGTTTCTGCAA CAAACGATGGGCCCTCGAAGGCATGTTGTGAGGAACGCACAGGGCAGGCAGGATCTCGCGAGACGCTACGCGACAAGTCTAAGGAGGTAGTGACCCAACGCAGTGATATATGGGGCACCCCCAAGCAGACGTATTTGTCAGCCGGACCACAAGGGAAGCCTGCAAAGGCTGAGCCTCTTTTGCACATTGGACATGGGCAAAGTCCTGCAAGCCCGGCCTGCTCCCAGAGGCCTGCCGCTCCACCAAAACAGTATAAATGCAGGGAGTGTGGCAAGAGGTTCCGGTTGGAAGGGCTGCTTCGAATGCATCAGGAGATCGCCGCGAGGAAAATGTCCGTTGCTTGCTCTGTCTGCGGGCTGTGCTTCACGAGCCCTTTGTCTCTGAAGATGCACCAGAGAACGCACCTTCCTGCTGTGGCGGATGGGGAGAAGGCCTCTCCCGGGAAGAACCGGCTGAGCGCGCAACAAGCGCCTGAGAACTTGCACCAGTGTGCAGACTGTGGGGACCGATTCCGCGGCTTCCTCGACGTCCTCCGGCACCAGAAAAGCCACGAGGAGGCGAGGCCCCGGACGTGCGTCCAGTGCGAGGCCTCGTTCATGCACCGGATTGACCTCGCCACGCACGAGGAGGGCCACTTGGAGGAAGCGCTGAAGAGGCACGATCGGCGCAGGCGGAAGTGTCTCTGCAAGCTCGCCTTCCGGCTGCACTTCGCGTCGCTGCTCGGACGTGGCGTGCGGGGCAACCAGGCTGCCTCGCAGGAGCAGGACCCCGAGCGACTGCACCAGGACGAAGATGTCGGAGGCGAGACGCCGTATCCCTGCACCAGATGTGGGCTGCTATTCAAGTGGGAAGAGAACCTCGAGGTACATTACAAGTACTGCAGTGCGCAGTGGTTGCAGAAGCCTCCGTTAAATGCCTCCTCCCCAGTTGCTCTGCCAGGGGAACACCAGGAAGCTAGCGACAAGCATGGGGTCGGCCGGCCGGCTTCTGAGGGCAGCTGCGGCGACACGGGGCTCCCTCGCCCTCCCTCGCAAGCCTCCGCTCAGCACGCTTGCCCGGAGTGCGGCAAACACTTCGCCTCCAAGGGCAGCCTCTGCAGGCACAAAATGAAGCACAAGGCTGCGTTGCAGCGCCACCAGAGTGTGGCCCACACGGACGGTGGCGGCAGCTCCGGCGGCCCCGCCACGGCTTGTGCGACCAAGAAGCTGTACAAATGCCAGGAGTGCGGGAAGAAGCTGGTGTACAAGTGGCAGATGACCGCTCACCAGCAAGGCCACACCGAAGGGAAGAGTTTTATATGCCACCGCTGCGGGGAAAGCTTCGGGTTCAAGAGCGGTTTGCAGGAACACCGGTGTGCAGCAGGAGGCGCCGTGCCAGGCGAGGCCAGGCTGCTTTGCTGGTGCGGGAAGAGCTTGTCAAAGCGTCACTTTTCCAAGCATCAAGAGTTCCACGCGGGGCTGAGGTACATGTGCCTCCTTTGTGGGAAGGTGTCGGGTTTCCAGAGTTCGGCCATCGTGCATCGCCACAGCCATGTCAGAAGGGGCGAGCTGCTCGCAGCGGCGAGGGGCTCCGGTCTCCTTTCCCACACAATAGAAAAGGTGTACATTCCTCAGGGACCGCAGCTGCAGAATCCAGAGGGGACGGGGCAGCCCAACGATGGGTTTCCGACCGGCCAGGAGGCCCCGGCGGAGGGTGGGAAGAGCCCTCGgcagaaatggaagctgaaatCTCCCCGGATCACCCTCCCGAAGCCCTTCAGGTGCAGGGACTGCGGGAAAGCCTTCGCCTACCTGGCTCGCCTGCTGTCGCACCGCAAGGAACACACGGGCAACTTCCCCTTCCAGTGTGCCGAATGCGGGAAAGGCTTCATCAGCAGAAATTACCTCAGCCTGCACTGGAAAATACACACCAAAGAGAGCGCGTGA